TGATGGGTATTTAATTGAGATCGATAACGAAAACACTCCCCACACTgtgtacatttgtagggcttttcacctgtatggaTTCTCTGGTGTGTATTTAAATTCGATCTATTACTGAAACACTTCCCACACCGACTGCATTTGTAAGGCTTTTCCCCTGTATGAATTAACTGATGGGTGTTTAATTCAGCACCATTAcgaaaacacttcccacactgggtacatttgtagggcttctCACCAGTATGGATTCTCTGGTGAGTATTTAAATGAGATCGATAACgaaaatattttccacactGGGCACATTTGTGCgacttttcacctgtatgaattttcTGGTGGGAATTTAAATGAGATTTACGATTGAAACACTTCACACACTGAGTACACCTGTAGGGCTTCTCACCTGTATGGATTTTCTGATGGGCATTTAAATGCGATTGATAATGAAAACACCTCCCGCACTGAGTGCATTTGTAGGGcttctcacctgtatgaattctctggtgggaATTGAAATTAGATCTACTGTTGAAACACTTCCCGCACAGAGTGCATCTGTAGGGCTTGTCACCAGTATGAACCGTCTCATTTGGCTCTCCTGCACATTGCTGAGGTTCAGTCTGGATTTTGTGATCAAATTCAGCTTCATTATTCACAGTATGCATGAAATCGCTAACTAAACTTTCACTGGATTCACACTTCAGTTGATCATATTTAATAACAACACATTTAATATCCTGCAAGTCACTGATGTGTTCTGCCTTAAGGTATCCTCCATCATCGGTCTCAGTCTTGATATCTTCAGGATGCAGATGGGTTACATAACCCAGCTCTGTACTGTTCAGGCTTTCCACCTTAAGATCCccagtgtgggtggagcccagatcagtttctgtttttattgttgatgtgtctgtgtggtgtacatcactgaccccaCTGTGCGCTGAAACACAAtctggctccagtgtgttgagtcctggtgcagcacactctgtctctgactctgccatgtggacagactccagtccactgagttcctcttctttTGGTCTGACCCTGTGCTCctcagtgagctctggtagtgttgtctcagtgtcctgtctcagacagactccAGCCTGCATCACACTGCTGCTCAAAGCTGTAAAGAAGTGCAGCTCCTGGAAGGAAACAGGGAAGCTCTGGGAGACTAAATGACTCCATGATCTGTTCTAAGTATTATttgattttctttatattttgcattattatgtTTATCATATTTGTATTACGGTGCAATTTAACATTTACCGCTTTAATCTTTGGCGGTGTTCAATTTTCTCAGGGTAAGAGGTCTGCTAGCTAGTACAACTACATTACGTCAATTGAAGCGAAGTTGGCCACAGTTAAATAAACTGCCATTAGCTATGTCTAGCTTGCTATTTCTCACCATAACAATGTGttccagacagacagcacatcCACTACATGCTCAATGCACAGCTTTTGAACTCATGTCTCCAACCAATAGCACACCTATGATTCTGGGCCAgactggtggtggtggtgtataTGCAAAGATATACTAAtcattagctaactagctaccaTTTAGCCtgaaacacacaatgcacattcAGAATCAGTGTCACAGTTATCAATATGAACGCCGATTGGACAGGCAACTAGGCTATATACAATGCCATCGGAAATTATTCAGACCCCttaattttttccacattttgttacgttacagccttattataaaatgaattatgaattcattttcattctcatcaatctacacacaataccccataatgacagtGGAAACAGGTTTATAGAgattttaagaaatgtattaaaaacaaaaaactgaaatatcacatttacataagtattcaggcCCGTTGCTCAGTACTTTTTTGAGGCACCTTCGGCAGAGATTACAGCCttgagtcttcttgggtatgacgccacaagcttggcacacctgtattcttctctgcagatcctctcaagcttcGTCAGGTTTGATGGGGAGCATTGCTGCAcggctattttcaggtctctccagagatgtttgaTCAGGTTAAAgtccgggctctggctgggctactcaaggacattcacagacttgttcCAAAGCCACACCTgtgttgtcttggctgtgtgctttgggtcattgtcctgttggaaggtgaacctttgccccagtctgaggtcctgagcgctctggcacaggttttcatcaaggatctctgtACTCCGTTCATATTTCCTTTGAccctgactagtctcccagttcctgccgctgaaaaacatccccacagcatgatgctgccaccaccatgcgcCATGCTTCACCGTAGAGATGGTTTTGGCCAGGagatgagcggtgcctggtttcctcctcCAAACGTGACACTTGGCAtcgtggccaaagagttcaatcttggtttcatcagaccagagaatcttatTTATCATGatctgagagtcctttaggtgccttttggtAAACTCCAAGTGGGCTGTCATGTGCCatttactgaggagtggcttccgtctgaccactctaccataaaggcctgattggtggagtgctgcagagatggttgtcctgctgaaaggttctcccatctccacagaggaactctggagctctgtcagagtggccatcggTTTCTCGAACACCTCCCTGATCAAGGCCCTTCCCCccccgattgctcagtttgtCCGGGtggccagctctaggaagagtcctggtggttccaaacttcttctaTTTAAGAATAATGGAGACCACTGTGCTCTCCGgaaccttcaatgctgcagaaatttttTGTGCCCTTCCCCAAATCTGAACctcgacacaatcctgtctcggaGGTCTACGGACAATTCTTATGACTTCATAGCTTTGTTTTCGCTCTGAcgtgcactgtcaactgtgggaccttatatagacaggtgtgtgcctttccaaatgtccaatcaattgaatttaccacaggtggacttcaatcaagttgtagaaataTCTCAAGTacgatcaatggaaacaggatgcacctgagctcaattctgagtgtcatagcaaagggtctaaagacttatgtaaatgtgatacttcagtttttttatttttaataaatttgcaaaaatttctaaaaacctgttttgtcATTATTGGGTATTGTGCGTAGACTGATgactgataataaaaaataatttaatcaataaTCAAAGCCCGTCTAAATTGTGAACTCGTGAAACCGAAAATCCTGGGTTTAtacaaaaatgtcaacaaaCTATTCGGGTTAACTCTCAGTTAGACACATGAAGCAGGGCCCAGACCTACAGTGCCGTTCCTCATTCCAAGCGCTTAGCTACGTTTCAGTGTTCAGCTTCAATTATTGTGTTTCTTTGCGGTAAAAGACACTGTGCGTTGCTAATCGCGTGCCACTCTATGACAAGTGGGTAACGCGCGACTCTCCAGGTTTGATGGATCAGCCTTAAGACAGACTTGTAACGTTACAGTTGGGTAACTTCATCGATGTTCCTAAGCAGCTTGTAGCTGTACAAAACAGAATTTTCAAAGGAATAAGATAATGACAGAACTTACCTATATTCGCTTTGGTTGATTAACAGTCAGCCTGATAATTACGTTATTTTGCTGAATGTCTCTCTCTATTCTTTCAATAACTGTTTCCAGCGTTTCGTCCACAAATGAACTCCGCTCGTTCATGCTACCCATAGACCGTTCGCTGCCTGTCTAGCCTCCTTCTTCggattttatttgcatgtggTACAAATTGGAACGGTGCTTTACCATCATCTAGTGGACAGGAGTGTAAAGTACATATGATTTAAGATTTTTAATACCCCTGTTTGAAATAGGGATGCAGATGTTCCACTAATAAAAGCAACAAATCCGCAAATAAATGTGGCTGatccacaaaaaaatgcaatatgtaCATCACCTGtcgcatttattttattttctgacaatcgtaactgcaaaaaaaatgaacggTGGACGTGCAAAACCTGCATCAATATCTTCCTGGTCCAGGTGTTATTTTGATGTATCGACCCCTTTTTGGATACAAGGCTAGTTACAGTGCAGCTGTAAAAGCCGTAGTTTTAATCTTCTGggaattattagttagcaagtAAGTTCTAGCTTCCACACAAACCAAAGATGGCAATCGAAAAAACGTGTGCTCTTCCTTATATgtgcattttatgtgtgtgtgtgtgtgtgtgtgtgtatccgatGCTATTagctgatgtagctaaatgcccaatggggagaattattgattatGGTACTGTAGCATATGTGATGTAATTGTCAGGAAAAAGGAATAGGAGGAAAAGTTTGGAgctttgtgtgaatgtgaccTATGAAGTTTTTGCGAatttgtctgtttacatgaggtgAGAAGGTACAGaggttaatgtttttaagggctcaGAGTCTGTGATCATTGTGGTCGTTTCTGTAGGACAATgcgaaataagaaaataataccAGCACACTGCTATTATGATCCCAAGTTATTTAATCAACTACAATCCGTGAACGTTTCGACCATTTCAGTCTTCGTCAGGTACGTACTTGACGAAGACCGAATATCGTCGAAACGTTGTTACTGCTCACTGATGGGCATTAAAAATCTGCAATAAAACACTTTCCTCACTGAGTACATTTcaagggcttttcacctgtatggaTTCTCTGATGAGTATTTAAATGAGATCGAGACcgaaaacacttcccacactgggtACATTTGtgtggcttttcacctgtatgaagtTTATGGTGGAAATTTAAATCAGATCTACGATaaaaacacttcacacactCTGTACACTTGTAGGGCcgttcacctgtatgaattctctgatGAGTATTTAAAAGAGATTGATAAtgaaaacacttcccacactgagaacatttgtagggcttttcacctgtatggaTTCTCTGGTGAGAATTTAAATGAGATGTACTATTATAAGTCGGGATGTATCAAGTGTCcagtgaaaatactgacctGGCTATCAGccagaattctgagagaaccaactgTCATAAATGACcgcgtaaaatcaaccagtaagagttgatgtcactggttcagaaccccataaatgtaaacagtcgaatgttcagtgaaatctatCGGTTTTCGGTGCAGTCGGAGTcccgatcttatcattgatggaattttgggaaagtgcgagctaaaaggccacaaaacagccaatatatcacattaatattccatatatgtacgatcgctgttcacaatacgttaatttaaggctaaactggtattttaatcacaatacttaTGTTAATTTCCGGAAATAATTTTTTCGATTGTCCTCTCTAGGAGTAgcctagtagcagttactgggctcattaactgactgtggcgaatgaggataacttgctcggttaacagcaggtctaccagacagttgtatgaaaattagcctagtcaaatcaccagtagcctacacatctctgattgattgaccatcaggctagtcgatgttcttcccctgttgttcatattgctaatgcgtgagctaaccacggatagcctacctagctcactggcaagctgatatgctggctaagcatatttgttttgctgagaaacataaattgaagataactgaacataattgtattattaatgtcatacatataatgtgattacatgacacagtacagtcacagatggaaattaaactccgtaaaaatttgagaatatattttaaaacataacggcagacagtcagctagcctcaagttcgttctgcaatcgttcgttcaggttgatggggttttccgcaccggactgtcaatcacattgtaaaaatcacagaaccgcttaactctatggttttggctccgaATCGACagcatggccgcgcccgccattgagcttcaaaacgtgttttagagacccacggagcggcaatgggtgacgtcacagtacctttgtccatattttttacagtctctgattggAACAcattaatcattacattacattacattacattaacattacacacaaatgcctgtaatgattAGATTTAAAAAGTAAGAAGTATTTACACTCCGGTCCAGAcggtggcggtaatgcaccaCACAGTCgccaaaaaacacaagaagaagaaaaaaaaacttagacAAAGGAGAACGTACTGACCGGGTGTGTTTGTGGATAACaggttaaaaactaaataaaaggtAAAGAGACATTCTGCAAAATTACCGAATCGTCAAACTGACATAGCAACCAATAAAACGAATAGGCCTACCGGTGAGTTACTAAATCAACTTAACACTTTGTTTCATAGTAACCGGAACATCCATTACCCAGCTGTTTTTAACTTCACAAACATGCCTCTGCAGAGTTGATCTGTAGGTTAAgttaagatcagagactgtggaaaaaaaattaggTTAAGACCAATTATCTGTTGTCAAGAGAAAGGGGCAAGACAATTGTTTTACAGCTAGTCGTTTTCCGCAAAGAAACACAATAGCTAATTAAAGCTGAACACTGAAGCACAACAGCTAGCTACCTGATAGCCAAAATAACAACCCCGTAGttattttgacttttaaaaaaacaacgaaTTTCCGATGATTGCGTTCTTAAtatcctaaaaaaaatatatgaatggcTGCAGACAGAAGCTAAGCTACCTTTGATAACTATTGATGGAACACCTTTCAGGATCTCAGAAAGGTATCATTTACACTTTCATCGTGCGTAcgagcaaaaataaaaacaaaacgagATTTTAGTTGTTTTTAGAGGCAGCTAAATCCATAACTATAATTGGCAAATACTGGGCATAGTGATTGATGATTTGCTGCATTCTGTCGCCCTCGTCAACTCGTTAAGTCGGAAAAATATCTTTGGTGGGCTGTAGAATTTTCTGTGCTGTCATGCAAAATGAGCCAATAACGAGAAAAAAGTGGATATCAGACCACTAGGCGTGAATGTAAAGTACACTGGGATGGGGGAAACATTTCTGTGTCAAATGGTATGACCCCAggaaaactgtgaaaataaactattgttttaaaatgttatatttatagTAAACCGTGATAGTATAGACTTGATGTCAAGGTCATCAGTTAATATAGGTGGCCTAAAACATGcctgttaaatttaaattaaggaTGGGAAACCAGTTGATGTAACCATAAAACATCAATTGGTGTAACCATAATTTCCAGTTACACCACATTGACAACAGTTACACCAGTTTCCAAAGATATGACATTTGATGTTTTTCATGATgttaattaaattgtatttacttTATATAAAgcatatattaaatacatttattttaatgccattttatacatttttacagatgcCTTTGTCAAGTAAAGAGAAGGTAGCACGGCATAGAGCTCGCATTAACAGTGATCCCAAAGCAAGAGAGGAGTACCTTACAAAAAGAAGAGCAAGGTAATGTGTTCgtggtttattttattattaagaaaaaaaaaaggtcacaaTTCATATACTATCCATTATACCTTTTTAAGGGAAGGTACCgcaagggggcgtggcctgtcacaaaaaggcacatgacCAAACTGAATCACATAATATCATGAAACTTGGTCACGGCAGGGAAGAGCTGATTAACTTGTCACCGCAATCGGCCAAAAGGGGGCATGACAGTGGGCATGGCACCTCACTAAAATGTGCATAACTTCCTAGTGGATTTGCACAACACCACAAACTTTCAGGAAAGGTTTGTCATGGGGCAAGGAAGAACTGATTAACATTTCACACTGATTGGCGCTCAGCCTCGCGGGGCCTTGCCcactcctgttttgttttttgtagatTTGTCTTACTCAAATCTCTGTGG
Above is a genomic segment from Anguilla rostrata isolate EN2019 chromosome 16, ASM1855537v3, whole genome shotgun sequence containing:
- the LOC135241764 gene encoding zinc finger protein 664-like, coding for MQAGVCLRQDTETTLPELTEEHRVRPKEEELSGLESVHMAESETECAAPGLNTLEPDCVSAHSGVSDVHHTDTSTIKTETDLGSTHTGDLKVESLNSTELGYVTHLHPEDIKTETDDGGYLKAEHISDLQDIKCVVIKYDQLKCESSESLVSDFMHTVNNEAEFDHKIQTEPQQCAGEPNETVHTGDKPYRCTLCGKCFNSRSNFNSHQRIHTGEKPYKCTQCGRCFHYQSHLNAHQKIHTGEKPYRCTQCVKCFNRKSHLNSHQKIHTGEKSHKCAQCGKYFRYRSHLNTHQRIHTGEKPYKCTQCGKCFRNGAELNTHQLIHTGEKPYKCSRCGKCFSNRSNLNTHQRIHTGEKPYKCTQCGECFRYRSQLNTHQRIHTGEKSPTNVPSV